Sequence from the Aromatoleum petrolei genome:
GGCGGCGGTCGGCGGGGTGGCCGCGGTCGGCGTGGGGTCGGGCGTGCTCGCGGGGGCGACGGCGGCGGCGTGCGCCTCGGCCTCGCGTTCGATGGCTTCGCCGGGCTGGCTGATGCGGACGGGGGGGCTGGCGTAGGCGGGCAGCGCCGGGGGCGGGGCCGGCCTCGCCGCGGGGGAGGCCGCGGGTGTGGTCCCGCTGCTGCGCGCGGCCGCGTGCGGGGCAGGGGGCGCCGGCTTCTCGCTCGGCCGACGCGCGAATTTAGGCGACGGCGCTTCCATTGTCGCTGCCCGGTGTGGCGCCCGGCGGCGGGGTGCCCGGGTTCGTGCCGGGGGCCGGAGCGTTCGGCAGGTTCCAGTCGCCCTTGGGCGAGGGCGCGCCGCATTCCATCGCGACCTGCCACTTCGGCTTGTGCAGGCCCAGCGACCATGGGGACTGGGCGGTGACGGTGGTGAGCGCGTTGTGGAAGGTGGCGTAGTGCTGCGGGCGGATCTCGTTGCCGCCGGACATGATGCCGCCATTGTGTTCGCGGATCGCGCCGGGCAGGTGGGCGCCGCTGGCGTCGGTCATGGCCTTGACCATCGCGTCGTGGCCGGTCGGGTCACCGATGTTGGTGCCGGCGGTGGTGTATTCGTCGACCAGCCCCAGTGCGTGGCCCCATTCGTGCAATGCGCCGATCTGGCGCTGGCCGCCGTCGACGAGGAGGTCGACGCGGCGATCCTTGGGGCGGTTCTTGTCGAGCGGGTCGGCTTCGGCGGCGCCGCGGGCGGCGACGTGCACGCGTGTGGGCACGTTGGCGAAGCCGTTGTTGGTGAGGAAGTCGCGCACGGCATTGGCGCGGGATTCGGACAGCGTCTGGTTGTGGCTGATGGTGCCGGAGCCGCTGGTGTGGCCGATGATGTCGACGCGGATCTCCTGGTGCGCGGCATTGGCGACCGCGCCGTTGTATTTGGCGATGAAGTTGGTGAGGGTGGTCTGGGCGGTGCCGTCGAGCACGGAGGAGTCGTGCGCGAACTCGACCGATTCGCGCAGGGTGTCGTAGAAGTTGGGTTCCAGGCCAGTGGCGGAGAGCTTCATGGTCTGGTCGCGCGCGTTGGCGTTACCGCCGGGGTTGGTGGAGTCGACGGTGCCGAAGCTGGTGAGGTCTTCGCCCGAGGGCATCTTGTAGACGCGCGTGAACATGTGGTCGCTGGCGGCCTGGGCGCGCTTGCCGACGTCGAGGGTGACCTTCACTTCGGCACCAAGCCAGTTCCAGCGCGGCTTGTTGAGGAAGAAGCTGTGCTTGCCGCTCCAGCCGCCTTCAATGAGGGGCTTGAGCCTGTCGATCCAGGGTTGCTCTTCGGCGTTGTTCCACTGGTAGGCGCCGAGCGCCGTGGCGCGCTGGCCGGCGTCGGCGATGCCGTTGATGCGGGCTGCGAGGGCGGTGAGTTCGGGCGTGCCGCCGAGCAGCGGGTTGGGCGTGGCGACGCCGCCGGCGGTGGTGAGCAGGTCTTCGAACTGGATGGCGACACCCTGCTTGATGTCGAGCACGCCTTCGCCTTCCGTCGCGTCCGGCTTGTACTGGGCGTCGAAGCCACCACGCCCGGCGGCACCGACCATGGTCTGCGCTGCGGCCGGATAGGGGCCGGCCTTGGCCCATTTCTCGGCCTCGCCGAGTTCCTTGTTGCACGCGGCCATCGGATCGGCGGGGGCGCCGCCGCCGCCGAAGAGATCATCCCAGAAGTCACGCTGCAGTTTGGGCGCGGCGCTCTGCGGGCCGCCGGCCGCGGCCTGCTGGCCGACGTGCGTGAGTTCGTGCGCGAGGAGTTCGAGGCCGGCGTCGCTCTCGGGGGCGTAGCTGCCGGCGGAGAAGTAAACATCGTTGCCGACCGTGAAGGCGCGAGCGTGCATCTCGACGCACATCGCGTCGGCTTCGGCGTCGGTGTGGATGCGCACGGCGGAGAGGTCGCGGCCGAGCTGGGCTTCGAGCTTGGCACGCAGCTCGGGGTCGAGGGGCGTGCCCTGGCCCTGGCGAGCGGCGACGCGTTGTTCGGTTTCGGCGGGGGCGGTCTGGCCGGCGAGGGCGTCGGCGCCGGCGGTGGCGGTCTTGGGCGTGTCGGCCGCCTTTTCGGTGCCGGGGGCGGCCGGGGCCTTTTCCTCTTCGCCGGGCTTGGCTTCCCGTAGGAGCCGGGGCGCGAGGATCTCCTTCTTCGGCGGCGTGATCGCGGGTTCGAGGCTGCCGCGCGGGGCGGCGCCGCTGCAGGTGGGGCATGCCGCGCCGGGGCCGGTGTCCTTCGGCGTGCGCAGCGCGCGGCGGACTTCGCCGGCGACCTGATCGGCTTCCTTCTCGGCGGGGTCGTCGGGGTGGCTGACGGCGAGCTTGGCCTGCAGGTAGCCGGGGGCGCCAGGGCGTTGGTCCTTTGAGGTGCCGCCTTCGTTCGCGGCTGCGGGCGAGGGGGCGCCGCCGCTCGCGCTCTGGTCGGCGGCCGGTTTGCCGCCCGGATCCTTCTGCCCGGCGGGTTTGGGGGCGGGCGAGGCGGAGGGTGGCTGCTTCTCGGGCGCGCTCTTGCGGCGCAGGCCGGGGGCGAGGCTGCTCATGGTGTGCCCCGCGCGTGCAGGAGCTGGGGCGGGGGCGTGCGGCCGATCTTGCGGTATTCCTCGATCAGCGCGGCGACGAGCTGTTCGGCGGCGATGGGGTGGGTGGCGTCGCGGTCGTCCGGGGCGGCCGGGTCCAGCGCGGCGGCCTGCAGCACGGCGTTGCGGATGTGGCCGCCGGGCAGTGTGCAGTAGCTCGCGAGCTGGCGGCACAGGGCGGCGTCGGGGGAGCGCTGCCCCAGGTGCGACTGCCAGATGCGCAGGCGTTCGGCCACGCCCGGCGGGGGAAACTCGATGATGGCGTCGAAGCGCCGCGTGAAGGCGCTGTCGATGCGACCGCGGCTGTTACTGGTTAGGACCACGATGCCGGGGTGCTGTTCGATGCGCGTGAGGAGGAAGTTGGTGAGCATGTTGGCATAGCGCTCGCCGGTCTCCTTGCCTTCGCCGCGCCGGCCGAAGAGGGCGTCGGCCTCGTCGATGAGGAGGATGACGTCGAGCGCGGCGGCTTCGTCGAGCAGGCGTCCGAGGTTCTTCTCGGATTCGCCGATGTACTTGTTCATCACCGCGGAGAGGTCGACGCGGAAGAGCGGCGCGCCGAGCAGCGTTGCCAGGCGGCTCGCGGCGAGCGTCTTGCCGGCGCCGCTTTCGCCGCAGAACAGCGCGCGCACGCCCGGCGCGGGGTCGGCGAGGCTGGCGCCGAGGCCGTCGGCGAGGAGTTCGCGCTGGCGGCAGCGGGCGACGAGGGCGTCGAAGCGTTCGAGGAGATCGTCGGGCAGCACGAGGCCGTCGGGGCCGACTTCGCGCGTCACCGGTTGCGCGAGCTGGCGCAGGCGTTCGCTGCCGAAGCCGGCGCGCGCGCGGCGCAGGTGCGCGAGGCCGGGGGCTTCGCCGCGCACCCGGGCGTCGAGGCGCACGCGCTCGGCCAGCGTGTGCACGGTGGGGCCGTCGAGCAGGGCGTGGCCGGCGAATTCGCGCAGGCGGGTTTCGAGCAGGGCGTCGTCGGGGGCCTCGTCGGAAGTCTGGTCACTGAGCGCGAGTGCGCTGCGCCAGGCGTCGCGGCGTTCCTGCGGGGTGAGCGGCGGCAGGTCGATCTCGACCAGCGCGGGGGCCTCGATGGCGCCGTCGCGGCCGGTGACGAGGAGCAGCGGCACCGCCAGTGCGGGGTGCTCGGGCAGGACGTGCCGCTCGCCGGGGCCGAGCTCCAGCGCCAGCACCGGCAGCCAGCCGGCGTAGCGGCATGCGGCGGCGAGCGCGGGCTGGCGGGTCCAGGTGGCGGCCTCCATCTGCAGGGGCGGGCGACCCACGGCGGCAGCGAGCCGTGCGGCGGCGGCGAGCCCGGCGGCACGGGCGCCGCGGAACACGACGTGGCGTGTGGCGCCGCTGCGCAGCATGGTCGCGAGCGAGGGGAGCTGGTCGCAGAAGCTTTGCGGCAGCACGGCGTCGCTGACCGGCAGCGGGGCGGTGTCGCGCCAGGCGCTGGTGTCGCCGCACAGCAGCGCCCACAGTTCGGGGGCGGTGGCGAGCGTGCGGGTGGGCATGGGGCCGTCGCCGACGATGTCGAGCACGCCGGCACGCACCAGGCGGTGGTTGGGCAGTGCGAGTGGCGGCAGCTGGGCGCCGAAGAGGGCGTCGCTGGCGGCTGCGACGAGGTGCAGGCCGGGGCGCAGCGCGCCGGGGGATTGCAACTCGGCGAGGGCGAGGTTCAGCAGGTAGCTCGATTCGTTCTCGCCGCATAGTGCGAGCGCGAACCATTCGTGGAGCTGGAGCTGCAGGTCGGCGAGCAGGCGCCCGAGCGGGCCGCGGAGCTCGGGGGCGGTGCGCGCGAGGGCGCGGCAGGCGGCTTGCCAGTCGTCGCGCGGGGTGTCGAGCAAGGTCGCGAGATCGTCGCCGCCCAGGCTCGCGGCGAGGGCGTCGAACACCGCGGAGGGGGCACCGAGGCTGAGCCTTGCGAAGTGCGCGATGCCGGCATGGACGAAGGCACGCGACAGGCGGGCGCCGTCCATTTGGGGCGCCGATTGGGGGAGCAGGGTCGCGGGAGCGTTCATGACGGAAAACCTCCGCTAGTCGTAGTGGAAGTGCACGACCCGGCCGAGCCAGGGCAGCCAGCCGGGGTCGAGGTCGAGGCCGGTGCGGCGGATGTCGAGATTCACATCGGCCAGACGCAGGTGTACGTCGAGGTGGCTGCGGGTGGCGCGGACGCGCGCGGGGCGCTCGGCGAGCGCGGCGGCGAGGGCCGCTTCGCCGTAGTGGCGCAGGGCGGCGTGGCGGACCGGGGCGGGGTCGGCGTCGGGGGGTAGCGTCGTGAGAACGGCGATGGGGTCGTCGTCGCGAATGTCGTGCGGGTCGAGGGCGCAGGCGTCGGCGAGGAAGGCGGCGAGCGGGGCGTCGGGGGCGAAGTCGAGCCCGCGGGCGAGGCGGACAAGCTCGCGCCAGCCGGCGTGGGGCTCGGCGAGGGTCCCACGCCAGTCGTGCAGGGCCGGCAGGTTGAGCACGTTGAGCAGGAAGAAGAAACCGCCGCCGCGGGTGTGGAAGTCCACATCCGCAGCGGGCGGAAGTACCGCGGGCGAGGCCGCGGTGGAGGAGACTCGGGAGGATGAGGGGGAATCGGCTGCGGGCACCGGTGCGTCGGCGCAGAGGATGGGCCGGGCCGGGGCGGGCTCAGGGTGTGGCGCGGCGGAGGCCTGCGATGTGTCCGTTGCCGGTGCGGCGGTGTCGGGGGTGCCCGCTTGCGGGGGTGTCGGTGCGGGGGCGACCGAGTTGCCCGCGGCGTCGGCGGTGATGGTCTGCGGTTCGCGTGAGCTCGCCGTCGTCGCTTCGGCGGCGGGGCGTACGAGCGTCTCGGCCGTGGCGCGGAGGGCTTCGCCGGCATCGGTGCCGGCGAGCGTCGCGGGAGCCTGTGTCCACAGTGCGAGCACGGCTTGCAGCACGACGCGCGGATCGGAGGGCGGGAGGTCGGCGGACAGGACGGATCGCAGGGCGGATGAGCCGAAGGCCACATTGGGCCGCTGCGTCGCCGTATGCGTCGTTGGCAGGGGGGCGGGCGCCGTGTGGCGGGATGCGCTTCGCTTTTCCGCTGGATGTTCGTGCAGGCTCGGAAGGAGCGCGATTGTGACGGCGCTTTGCCACCCGGTTGCGCTGCCGATGGCATGCAGGACGGTGCGTGCGGCGGGGGCGTCGAGGGTGCGCCACAGCGCGGGGAGGCTATCGCGCAGCGCGGGGCGTTCGAGGAGGGTGGGAAGTGCGAGGGCGTCCTCGGCCAGCAGTTCGGCGAGTGCCTCGGCGGCGGGCCGCGCGAGGAGGGCGGCGCGATGGCGCCACAGCCAGCGGCGCGCCGCGGTGCCCTTGAGGAGGTCGCGCACGAGGCAGGCGCGGTAGTCGAGGGCGTCGCGGAAGCGCACGGCCTCGGCGGCGTCGGCAGAAGGGCTCCAGGGGTCGGCGGCGCGGCGGGCGAGGTGGTCGGCGGCGGTGGCGGCGCGGGCGGGCAGTTCGGTGGCGGTGCCGCCGACGGCGACGCGGCGGACGACGACGATGGCTTCGTCGGCGGGCCAGGGGGCGCGCGCGAGCGCCGCCGGGAGCGTCGCGCGTGCGTGCTCGACGGCCGGCGCGGTGCCGCGCAGCACGACGCGGCCGATCCGTAGGTCGTCGCCGGCGGTGAACATCGCCTCAGCCCCGGTTCAGCCCGCTGATGCGCAGCGCGGTGTTGAGCACTGCGCCCGGGTTGCGCTCGACTTCGGGGGCGAGGATGGTGGCGACCGAGGCGACGGTGCCTTGGTCGTCGTGGTCGTCGACGCGCAGGGTGGCGATGACGCGCTGGCTGTCGTCGAAAAGCTGCAGCAGCGTGCCGGGCGCGGCTTCGCGGTTGAGGGTGAGGCGCAGCGCCTCGCCGATGCGGAAGCGCCCCGGGAGGGTCTTGAGCGTGCCCTGGATGAGCTGTCGCGGATCGTCGCTGGCGGCGAGCAGCAGGCAGGCGCGCACGAGGTTGCGCATCGCGGTGCGGGCCACCCCCGAGGCGTCGGTGTCGAGCTGGCGGAACCACCAGGCGATGAGCTCGACCAGCGTGCGCACGCCGTTGAAGTCGCGCTCCTCGGCGTCGGCGAGGCCGGGCCAGCGTTCGGGGGTTTCGACGGCGAGGCGGTTGGCTTCGGCCAGGGTGGACCACTGCAGGCGGATCGACGGGGCGATGGTGCGCAGGCGCGCGAGGATGCAGCCGGCGGCGGCGTCGAGGCGCTGGTGCAGCGCGCGTGCCGGGTCGCGCAGCAGCGGCGAGGGGATCGCGAGGAGGTCGTCGAGGGCGAGGATCGCGCTGCCCTGGCGTTGCAGTTCCGTGAGCGCGCCGGCATTGAACGGGCGGGCGGCGACTTCGCGCACGAGGGCGTGGTTCTGCTGCACGAGGCTGGTGAGCACGGGCGTCTCCGCCGACACCGCGCGGTTGAGGCGCAGTGCGAGCTTCTGGCGGCGCGTGTCGACGAGGCCGGCGAGGATCGCGCGGCCCGGCAGCAGATGGCCGAGCGGGCGCAGGTTGGCCCAGTCGCCGGCGGGGATGTCGTAGACGGCCTCGATGAAGGGGCCGAGCGCGGCCGGCAGCGCGGTGTCGCGATTGGCGCAGCCGGGCACGAGGTCGTCGGGGCTCGCGGGGCGCAGGTCGAGCGGGTCGGGGAGCGTGCGCCCGAGCGGGGTTTCGCGCACCTTGACGTAGAAGAGGCCGCGGTGGCTCTCGATCACGCGCTTGCGCTCGGCGTAGGCGGCCTCGATCTCGCGCCAGTGTTCGGCGAGCAGGCGCTGGGCGACGGCGTAGTCGTCGAGGGCCTCGACGCGTTCGCGCTCGCGCACGTCGAGGCTACGGATCTCGCCGGGGATGTCGGTTTCGAGCGCGGCGAGGCGCGCGCGCAGGTCTTCGAGGGTCTGCTGGTGGCGGCGGCGCAGGGTCGTCAGCGCGCCGCGCAGGGCTTCGATCTTGCGGATGTCGTCGGCGACGACCTTGCCGGCCGCGAACAGCGCCGACTCGTCGTTGTGTGCGGTGCCGTCGGGGCCGGTGTCGCCCGGACGGGGAATCGCGAGGTCGAGCTTGGGGCGCAGCAGGAAGCCGTCGGCGTTGTGGAGATCGGGCGCGACCATCAGACGGAAGGCCGGCGCCTGATTGTCGTCGTCGATGACGCCCAGGCGGCGCAGTTCCTCGGGCTTCAGGTAGTCGTCGAGGAAGTCGCACAGGCGGTCGATCAGCGATTTCGCCTGGTTCTGACGTGCGTTGGCCTTGGCGCGCAGGTCGAGCAGATCGCGGCGGACGTTGAGGAAGCTGTCGCGGATCAGCTCGACGTGCGACAGCATGCCCTTGCCGGTGGTCGGCGCCTTGCTGAACACCGGCTCGGTGAGAGGCTCCTTGGGCTGTGCCTCGAACTGCAGGCCGGCGAGCGCGGCGAGCGTGCCGGCGGAGATCGTCGGCTCCATCTGCACGGCGCCGGAGAGGTTCAGGAGTGGCGCGTCGGCGGCGAGCTTCACCTCGGTGAATTCCGTGGTATTCGCCGTGAAGCGGTTGAAAAGCTCGCTCATGTCGGGTTCTCCGTGGAGGCCTTGGGCACGAAGTTGGCCTTGGTCGTCCAGCGCACCAGCTTCGCGCCGAGGCCGTCGCCGGGTACGCCGCCGGCGAGCGCGCTGAAGGACACGGTCAGCGCGTCGAGCTGCTGGCGCTGCAGGCCGAGGAAGTCGTTCACCTCTTCGAGCAGGCGGAAGCTCTTGTCGAGTGCGGCTTCGAGGTGGCGGATGTCGGCGCGCAGGTCCTCGCGCTGGCGGAAGAGGCCGTTGTCGCCGGGCTCGGTGTCGGGAACGACGTCGTAGTCTTCCGGCGCGGGATGCGGATCGGCGAGGTGGCTCGCGTAGGGTTCGGGCAGGTTGGGCGTGCCGGCCGTCGCAGCGACGTGGGTCGTCATGATCGGCGCCGATGCCGGCGGCAGCGTCTTCGCGCGGTCGATGACGAGCTTCATGCGGTACTGCTCGGGGTCGGGCGGCGCCTTGGCGATCAGCAGCGGCGCGCGCAAGGCCTGCAGCTGCTGTGCGGTGAGGCCGTGGAAGAGCGCGAACCACTGCGCTTTCCACGCCTGGTAGGCGCGGGTGGCGGCCTCGGCGCGGCGGAAGAGCTCGTCTTCGAGCTTCGTGTCGCGCTGCGGCAGGTCGAAGAGGTCGCGGCGGTAGTCGAGGTCGGGGATCGCGAGCAGCAGGCGGATGCGCTCGCCCAGGCCGTGGATGAGGTCGACCGTGCCGCGCGACAGTTCGTCGGCGACGACGCCTTCGATCGTGTTGGCGGGCACCGGCGCGAGCTCGACCTGCAGGTCGGCGGGCAGGAAGGCGAGCGTGGGCGTCTTGCCTGCGGGGTCACGCAGCAGCGCGGCCGGCAGGGGACCGGCCGCCGGCAGGTAGTCGAGGCCGAGCAGTTCGGCGAGCGTCTGCGTCGGCACGTTGGGCAGCGGGTCGCGATGCTCGCGCTGCCAGGCTTCGAGCGCGGCGACGGTGTGGGCGAGCAGGGTGTGGGCGGCGGCGTCCGGTTCGGCCAGGAGGCGCCCGGCGAGCGGGTCGAACCACACCGGGAGCTTGCCGACGACCTTCACGAGGCCCAGCGGCACGGCGCCGGAGTCCTCGCGGAAGGGCGATTCGCGCAAGAGGCGCGCGCCGATGCGGTTGGCGGCGCGCGAGCGCGGCATCGCCATGATCCGCGGGCTGCCGGCGATGCGTTGCAGGCCCAGCAGGCACACCGTCTCGATGCGACGTTCGCGCAGCGGGTCGGGCTCGTAGCGGGTGCAGGGTTCCTGGGCGGTCGGGTCGTCGATCGGCTCGACTGCGCTGCGGAGCGTGACGAGGAAGAGGCCGTCGCGCAGCGGGGCGTCCTGGTCGCGTTCGGCCTGCGCGGCGAGGTCGGTCCAGGCCTGGTCGATGGGGTAGAAGAGGCGGATCAGCTGCCCGGCGGCGCCGACGGCGAGACCCGTCTGCACGCGCACGCGGGTGTCGGCGCCGGTGCCGAAGAAGCTGCACGGCAGGCCTTCGACGATGCCCGGTTCGAGGCTCGCGAGCAGCGGCGCGATGCGGTCGTCGACATAGGCCTGCAGGCGCTCGAACTCGCGTTCGCCGAGCGCGCGACCGGGGAAGAGGTTGAGCCGGCGCGGGTCGTCGGGGCGCGTTTCCGGGTCGTGCAGGCGGATCTCGACCGGCACGCGCGGCAGCAGCGTCAGGGCGGGGCGCAGCGCGAGGGCGGCGAGCAGGCTCGGCGACAGGAAGCTTGATGAGAGGAAGCCGGGTGAGAGGAAGGACGGGGTGGCCATGGTGTGCTCCCTAGATCGTCAGCCTGCGACGCGCTTCCACAGTTCGAGTTGCGTGCCCGACAGCCCGAAGTTCTGCCCTTCTTCGAGGAAGAATTTCGGCAGGTCGAGGTCGCCGGCGGCGTCGAGGAAGCGGTCGCGCAGCTTCTCGAAGATGCCGAGGTCGAAGCGCGCGAGCGCGGGCATGGTCGGCCACAGCGCGGGATCCAGGCGGCGGTCGGCCAGCCCGACGATCTGCACCGCGGCGATGCGCGCGCGCTCGTTGCCGCCGATCATCGTGTCGGCGTTGGTCGCGGCTTTGATGCCGGCGTCGTCGGCGCCGCGGGCGCGCGCGAGGAGCGCCAGCGTGAGTTCGTTGGCGAGGTCGCTGGTCTGCGCGGCTTCGAGCTTGAGTTTTTCGATGGTGGCGTTGGCGTTCGCGAGCTGGGTTTCGAGCGTCGCAATGCGGGCGCGCAGGGTCGCGATCTCGTTGTTCGCCGCGGCGAGCGCGTTCTGCAGCTCGGCGATACGGGTGTTCGCGGCCGCCTCGCGCGCGAGGCTGGCATCGAGCTTGGCGCGCGTGTCGGCGAGTTCGGCGCGGGTGGTTTCGAGCGTGGCGCGGGTCGCATCGAGCTCGGCCTTGAGCTTCGCGGCCTCCTCGCGCGCGGCCTGCAGGTCGGCGTCGGTGCCGCCGGCTGCCTCCAGCTTGGCGAGCGCGTCCTTCAGTTCGGCTTCGAGCTGGGTGATGCGTAGCTGCGCCTCCTTCAGTTGCGCGGCGAGCGTTGCGCGTTCCTGCTCCAGCGCCGCGGACTTCGCGCGCTCGGCTTCCAGCGCGGCGGCGAGTTCCTCGATGCGCTGCTTGAGGGTCTCGTCGATCGGCGCGCTGGTGGTCTTCAGGCGCTCGATCTCGGCGCGCGCGGCGTCGAGCTCGGCCTTGAGCGCGTCGATGCGGTCACTGGCGGCTTCGAGCGCGTTGGCAATGACAATGGCGTTGCGGTCGTCGGATTTGAGGGCCTCGATCTCTTTCTGCGCCGCGGCGAGGGCGAGTTTCAGGCGCTCGATCTCGGCCAGCGCGTCGGTGGGGGTGCCGCCGCCGGCTGCGGCCAGCGCCTTTTCGAGTTCGGCGATGCGCACTTTCAGGCGCGCGATCTCGGCTTCGAGCGCGGCGCGCGCCTCTTCGGCGGCGTCGACGTCCTCCAATGCAGCATCGAGCTGTTCCTCCAGCGCCGCGGCATCGGGCGGCAGCGCGGAGCCGGGCGGCGGCAGCGTCATGCCCAGCGCGAGCACGACGGCGCTGACGGCCGTCTCGGCGGTGCGCGGCGGGCGGCGCACGAACATCAGCTCGGCCGGATTCACCTCGGCCCAGATCGCCCGCCACACGTCGGCGTCGGTGTCGATGCGGTGGATCGGCGGCTGCGGCAGGATGCGCAGCGCGAGGCGGTCGAGGCGCGCGAGCCGGCCGAGCGCGCGCGGCACGACCTCGGCCGGCGCTTCGAGCTGGCGGGCGCGCAGCGCGAAGGCGGTGTCGCTCATCGGCACCAGCACCATGATGTCGCAGTCGGCGTCGCGTTCGAGATCGATCGGCGCGAGGTGGGCGGAGTCCGCGAGCACCGCGGCGAGCTCGGAACGGCGCACCGGCGCGATGCTGACCTCGTAGTCCTTGGGGAAGAACTGCTGGCGGCCGCCGATGGGGTCGACGCAGTCCTGCGGGATCGGCCCCCAGGGCGGCAGCACGCGGAAGTACTGGCTCGCGGCGAAGGCCCCGCGCAGGCCGGCGCTCTG
This genomic interval carries:
- a CDS encoding eCIS core domain-containing protein; amino-acid sequence: MSSLAPGLRRKSAPEKQPPSASPAPKPAGQKDPGGKPAADQSASGGAPSPAAANEGGTSKDQRPGAPGYLQAKLAVSHPDDPAEKEADQVAGEVRRALRTPKDTGPGAACPTCSGAAPRGSLEPAITPPKKEILAPRLLREAKPGEEEKAPAAPGTEKAADTPKTATAGADALAGQTAPAETEQRVAARQGQGTPLDPELRAKLEAQLGRDLSAVRIHTDAEADAMCVEMHARAFTVGNDVYFSAGSYAPESDAGLELLAHELTHVGQQAAAGGPQSAAPKLQRDFWDDLFGGGGAPADPMAACNKELGEAEKWAKAGPYPAAAQTMVGAAGRGGFDAQYKPDATEGEGVLDIKQGVAIQFEDLLTTAGGVATPNPLLGGTPELTALAARINGIADAGQRATALGAYQWNNAEEQPWIDRLKPLIEGGWSGKHSFFLNKPRWNWLGAEVKVTLDVGKRAQAASDHMFTRVYKMPSGEDLTSFGTVDSTNPGGNANARDQTMKLSATGLEPNFYDTLRESVEFAHDSSVLDGTAQTTLTNFIAKYNGAVANAAHQEIRVDIIGHTSGSGTISHNQTLSESRANAVRDFLTNNGFANVPTRVHVAARGAAEADPLDKNRPKDRRVDLLVDGGQRQIGALHEWGHALGLVDEYTTAGTNIGDPTGHDAMVKAMTDASGAHLPGAIREHNGGIMSGGNEIRPQHYATFHNALTTVTAQSPWSLGLHKPKWQVAMECGAPSPKGDWNLPNAPAPGTNPGTPPPGATPGSDNGSAVA
- a CDS encoding ATP-binding protein, which translates into the protein MNAPATLLPQSAPQMDGARLSRAFVHAGIAHFARLSLGAPSAVFDALAASLGGDDLATLLDTPRDDWQAACRALARTAPELRGPLGRLLADLQLQLHEWFALALCGENESSYLLNLALAELQSPGALRPGLHLVAAASDALFGAQLPPLALPNHRLVRAGVLDIVGDGPMPTRTLATAPELWALLCGDTSAWRDTAPLPVSDAVLPQSFCDQLPSLATMLRSGATRHVVFRGARAAGLAAAARLAAAVGRPPLQMEAATWTRQPALAAACRYAGWLPVLALELGPGERHVLPEHPALAVPLLLVTGRDGAIEAPALVEIDLPPLTPQERRDAWRSALALSDQTSDEAPDDALLETRLREFAGHALLDGPTVHTLAERVRLDARVRGEAPGLAHLRRARAGFGSERLRQLAQPVTREVGPDGLVLPDDLLERFDALVARCRQRELLADGLGASLADPAPGVRALFCGESGAGKTLAASRLATLLGAPLFRVDLSAVMNKYIGESEKNLGRLLDEAAALDVILLIDEADALFGRRGEGKETGERYANMLTNFLLTRIEQHPGIVVLTSNSRGRIDSAFTRRFDAIIEFPPPGVAERLRIWQSHLGQRSPDAALCRQLASYCTLPGGHIRNAVLQAAALDPAAPDDRDATHPIAAEQLVAALIEEYRKIGRTPPPQLLHARGTP
- a CDS encoding methyltransferase type 11 — encoded protein: MANIRFTPFRIGTTNAAGERISSIDPLLSRTNYFDGQLLKASDLNRDQIYLDERLLELGQVFGAGIVRGLDLSLRSGHVLQVEPGIAIAPSGRVLQLNNQPLTIDLLNSGLIATLNDGRFRSYARGLYALALTHAEVVDGVAEAFPKDLAAPRRPHVAAWAEGVELRLMPLPLPLPRQDEIAVRATLARELLSGGERLALPSDDAVPLGLIAVERGRILWLDRGLLRRPQRALNTPNAIQQDLATHYLELMQTVLSSRQSAGLRGAFAASQYFRVLPPWGPIPQDCVDPIGGRQQFFPKDYEVSIAPVRRSELAAVLADSAHLAPIDLERDADCDIMVLVPMSDTAFALRARQLEAPAEVVPRALGRLARLDRLALRILPQPPIHRIDTDADVWRAIWAEVNPAELMFVRRPPRTAETAVSAVVLALGMTLPPPGSALPPDAAALEEQLDAALEDVDAAEEARAALEAEIARLKVRIAELEKALAAAGGGTPTDALAEIERLKLALAAAQKEIEALKSDDRNAIVIANALEAASDRIDALKAELDAARAEIERLKTTSAPIDETLKQRIEELAAALEAERAKSAALEQERATLAAQLKEAQLRITQLEAELKDALAKLEAAGGTDADLQAAREEAAKLKAELDATRATLETTRAELADTRAKLDASLAREAAANTRIAELQNALAAANNEIATLRARIATLETQLANANATIEKLKLEAAQTSDLANELTLALLARARGADDAGIKAATNADTMIGGNERARIAAVQIVGLADRRLDPALWPTMPALARFDLGIFEKLRDRFLDAAGDLDLPKFFLEEGQNFGLSGTQLELWKRVAG